One Coregonus clupeaformis isolate EN_2021a chromosome 33, ASM2061545v1, whole genome shotgun sequence DNA window includes the following coding sequences:
- the hsf2 gene encoding heat shock factor protein 2 → MKQNSNVPAFLTKLWTLVEDSDTNEFICWSQEGNSFLVMNEQRFAKEILPKFFKHNNMASFVRQLNMYGFRKVMHIDTGIVKQERDGPIEFQHPYFKHGQDDLLENIKRKVSNARPEDTKIKQEDLSNILASVQNVHGKQESIDSRLNTLKRDNEGLWREISDLRQKHSQQQQIIKKLIQFIVTFVQKNRIMGLKRKRPILLNNNGKKPKYIHEIYDEPPLEQNKPSVSGLKNADLIDDVVICDITDDDTEITEGPSILDQSDVEIVEVFDSNTVSQTDGSDNTGQTNSLVFEPEETTISTYDSLPTSSVLQLNKPSGLSLEDPMKMMDSILNESGAISQNINLLGKVELMDYLDSIDCSLEDFQAMLYGKQFSIDPDILEESGGSKGNAGLLSKGGKSGISADKQLVQYTSCPLLAFLDGCTPLAPEPDSSTATELGDSLLQPSTEVPTDLLEPDEEPRRSSLIRLEPLTEAEATLFYLCELNPEGCTTDSTQLEI, encoded by the exons ATGAAACAAAACTCCAATGTTCCAGCCTTCCTCACCAAGCTTTGGACTCTTGTGGAGGATTCTGAtacaaatgaatttatttgttgGAGTCAG GAGGGTAACAGTTTCCTCGTCATGAACGAACAGCGATTTGCCAAGGAGATTCTTCCCAAGTTCTTCAAACACAACAACATGGCCAGCTTTGTCAGACAGCTGAATATGT ATGGATTTCGCAAAGTGATGCACATCGACACAGGCATAGTGAAGCAAGAGCGTGATGGACCAATTGAATTCCAGCATCCTTATTTTAAACATGGGCAGGATGACTTGCTGGAAAACATCAAAAGAAAA GTTTCCAATGCAAGACCAGAGGATACTAAGATCAAACAAGAAGACCTGTCCAATATTTTGGCCAGTGTTCAGAATGTTCACGGAAAACAAGAAAGCATTGATTCCCGACTCAACACACTGAAAAG AGATAATGAAGGTCTATGGAGGGAAATATCAGACCTGAGACAGAAGCACTCCCAACAGCAGCAAATCATTAAGAAG TTGATACAATTCATTGTCACATTCGTACAAAAGAACCGGATTATGGGTTTAAAACGCAAACG GCCTATTCTACTGAACAACAATGGAAAGAAGCCTAAATACATCCATGAAATCTACGATGAACCTCCTCTGGAGCAAAACAAA CCCTCTGTCAGTGGTTTGAAGAACGCTGATCTTATTGATGATGTTGTCATCTGTGACATAACTGACGACGATACAGAGATCACAGAGGGCCCCTCAATATTGGATCAATC GGATGTAGAAATAGTTGAGGTCTTCGACAGCAATACTGTGTCACAGACAGACGGCTCTGACAATACAGGACAGACCAACTCTTTGGTATTCGAACCAGAAGAGACCACCATAAGCACATATGATAGCCTTCCAACCAGCAGCGTCTTGCAGCTCAACAAACCATCAGGCTTGAGCCTGGAGGATCCCATGAAGATGATGGACTCAATCCTCAATGAGAGTGGAGCTATTTCTCAGAATATCAACCTCCTCGGCAA GGTTGAGCTGATGGACTACTTGGACAGCATTGACTGCAGTTTGGAAGACTTTCAGGCTATGTTGTACGGGAAGCAGTTCAGCATTGATCCAGATATTTTAGAG GAGAGTGGTGGTTCCAAAGGAAATGCAGGGCTACTATCCAAAGGAGGCAAGTCTGGCATCTCTGCAGATAAGCAGCTGGTCCAGTACACGTCCTGCCCTCTGCTGGCCTTCCTCGATGGCTGCACCCCTTTGGCCCCAGAGCCAGACAGCAGCACAGCCACAGAGCTGGGAGACAGCCTGCTGCAGCCCAGCACTGAGGTACCCACAGACCTCCTGGAGCCAGATGAGGAGCCTAGACGGAGCTCCCTGATCCGCCTGGAGCCCCTGACTGAGGCAGAGGCCACGCTTTTCTACCTGTGTGAACTCAATCCAGAGGGGTGCACCACTGACTCGACACAGCTGGAGATTTAA